From one Dyella sp. 2HG41-7 genomic stretch:
- a CDS encoding c-type cytochrome has product MSFRLAGCRPAVVNAVALVLALSSGAVWAQNATGQAATKAPAAASTAAKPAAAAPAPAAAANSDWMASTKPGDATAGQGKAAACGACHGMDGNSSDAQYPKLAGQHEMYIAHQLHNFKNGERQNAIMLGMATPLSDQDTRDIGAYFASKQPLPGVADQALVEQGQKLYRQGDTTRGIPACMACHGIDGRGNPGAMYPELTSQHAQYIEAKLKDFHNGTTWGQEAHAQIMPAVAKNLDPQDIAALASYIEGLHVADHSVKASP; this is encoded by the coding sequence ATGAGTTTTCGGCTCGCCGGTTGCCGGCCCGCTGTTGTAAATGCCGTAGCCTTGGTTCTCGCTCTTTCTTCCGGCGCTGTTTGGGCGCAGAACGCCACCGGTCAGGCGGCCACTAAAGCCCCGGCCGCCGCCTCCACCGCCGCCAAACCGGCCGCCGCTGCTCCCGCACCCGCCGCGGCAGCCAACAGCGATTGGATGGCCTCCACCAAGCCGGGCGACGCCACCGCCGGTCAGGGTAAGGCCGCCGCCTGCGGCGCCTGCCACGGCATGGACGGCAACTCCAGCGATGCGCAATATCCGAAGCTGGCCGGCCAGCACGAGATGTACATCGCGCACCAGCTGCATAACTTCAAGAATGGCGAGCGCCAGAACGCCATCATGCTAGGCATGGCCACGCCGCTGTCCGACCAGGATACGCGTGATATCGGCGCCTATTTCGCCAGCAAGCAGCCGCTGCCGGGCGTGGCCGATCAGGCCTTGGTCGAGCAGGGCCAGAAGCTCTATCGCCAGGGCGACACGACGCGCGGCATTCCCGCCTGCATGGCGTGCCACGGCATCGATGGCCGTGGCAATCCCGGCGCGATGTATCCGGAGCTCACCAGCCAGCACGCGCAGTACATCGAAGCGAAGCTGAAAGACTTCCACAACGGCACGACCTGGGGCCAGGAGGCGCACGCGCAGATCATGCCGGCCGTCGCCAAGAACCTCGACCCTCAGGACATCGCCGCGCTCGCCAGCTATATCGAAGGCCTGCATGTGGCCGATCACAGCGTGAAGGCCTCGCCGTAA
- the yihA gene encoding ribosome biogenesis GTP-binding protein YihA/YsxC, with product MPTNPLQGAEFVLAAHRVNQLPADEGAEVAFAGRSNAGKSSALNALTGQKGLARTSKTPGRTQQMVAFSLPVVVRGETSQPVETRLIDLPGYGYAKVPDALRDHWRHEIDKYLHVRRSLRGVVLIVDIRHPLKEFDRMMLDFCLGTLLPCHVLMTKADKLSRNQAGQALATLRKDLGASSAITMQVFSASDGTGVDEARAAVMTLLEGDVRADVDIGRHW from the coding sequence ATGCCAACCAATCCGCTGCAGGGCGCCGAATTTGTGCTCGCCGCCCATCGCGTCAACCAATTGCCTGCCGACGAAGGCGCCGAAGTGGCGTTCGCCGGTCGTTCCAATGCAGGCAAATCCAGCGCGTTAAACGCACTAACCGGCCAGAAAGGTTTGGCGCGCACCTCCAAAACCCCGGGGCGCACCCAGCAGATGGTCGCCTTTTCCTTGCCTGTAGTGGTGCGCGGTGAAACGTCGCAGCCCGTGGAAACGCGTTTGATCGACTTGCCGGGCTACGGCTACGCCAAGGTGCCCGATGCCTTGCGCGATCACTGGCGGCATGAAATCGACAAATACCTGCATGTGCGGCGCAGCCTGCGTGGCGTGGTGCTGATCGTGGATATCCGTCATCCGCTCAAGGAATTCGATCGGATGATGCTGGACTTCTGTCTCGGCACCCTGTTGCCCTGCCACGTGCTGATGACGAAGGCGGACAAACTATCGCGGAATCAGGCCGGACAGGCGTTGGCGACGCTGCGCAAAGATCTCGGCGCCAGCTCCGCGATAACGATGCAGGTGTTTTCGGCTTCAGACGGCACGGGCGTGGACGAAGCGCGCGCGGCCGTGATGACCTTGCTGGAAGGCGATGTGCGCGCCGATGTCGATATCGGCCGGCATTGGTGA
- a CDS encoding GAF domain-containing protein, protein MFEIKTGTTTSKSEQYAELVEQARGMLAGEPSLIANAANFSALVFHTLPDFNWAGFYLYDGNELVVGPFQGKPACIRIALGRGVCGKAAQTRETQLVHDVNAFDGHIACDAASQSEIVVPLVKADGTLLGVWDVDSPSVGRFDDEDRAGMEALCAVFMNAVNAQS, encoded by the coding sequence ATGTTCGAAATCAAAACCGGCACCACGACAAGCAAATCCGAGCAATACGCCGAACTGGTGGAACAGGCCCGCGGCATGCTTGCGGGCGAACCTAGTCTGATTGCTAACGCCGCCAATTTTTCCGCGCTGGTGTTTCACACGCTGCCGGATTTCAACTGGGCCGGTTTCTATCTCTATGACGGAAATGAACTGGTCGTTGGACCGTTTCAAGGCAAACCCGCCTGCATCCGCATCGCGCTTGGCCGAGGCGTATGCGGCAAGGCGGCGCAGACGCGCGAAACGCAACTCGTGCACGATGTGAACGCGTTCGACGGCCACATCGCATGCGATGCGGCGTCCCAATCGGAAATCGTAGTGCCGCTAGTGAAAGCGGACGGCACGCTGCTAGGCGTGTGGGATGTGGACAGCCCGTCGGTCGGCCGTTTCGACGACGAAGACCGCGCCGGCATGGAAGCGTTGTGCGCCGTGTTTATGAACGCCGTCAACGCGCAAAGCTAA
- a CDS encoding DUF1211 domain-containing protein, producing MSEQHEATHSGRVEVHRLDGFIDAAFAFAVSVLAIAGAEIPHNLHDLVTALERIPAFACSFATLMIFWHRQVRWRDHFRLHDTTSMLLSLALVFFALIFVYPLNMLFQAMFGALYASFAHQELAGAPTIDSVRDIKALYLCYGLAYACMAGCLVGLYRHSLRKASISAIERIDARQNLFAQSGSVCVATLSLVAALLIPDAPSWTALPGFIYVLLSPTYWLTGRWATRAKAKLA from the coding sequence ATGAGCGAGCAGCATGAGGCTACGCACAGCGGGCGCGTGGAGGTGCACCGCCTGGACGGATTCATCGATGCGGCCTTCGCCTTCGCGGTGAGCGTGCTGGCGATCGCCGGCGCCGAGATACCGCACAATCTGCACGATTTGGTGACGGCGCTGGAGCGGATACCGGCGTTCGCGTGCAGCTTCGCTACATTGATGATCTTTTGGCATCGTCAGGTGCGCTGGCGCGATCATTTCCGGCTGCACGACACCACCAGCATGCTGCTCAGCTTGGCGCTGGTGTTCTTTGCGCTCATTTTTGTGTATCCGCTCAACATGTTGTTCCAGGCGATGTTCGGTGCGCTGTATGCATCGTTCGCGCATCAGGAATTGGCCGGCGCACCGACGATCGACAGCGTACGCGACATCAAAGCGCTTTATCTCTGCTACGGCCTCGCCTATGCATGCATGGCCGGGTGTCTCGTCGGTCTTTATCGGCACAGCTTGCGGAAAGCATCGATCTCCGCGATCGAGCGCATCGACGCTCGACAGAATTTGTTCGCGCAATCGGGTTCCGTTTGCGTCGCGACCCTTTCGCTCGTTGCGGCATTGCTGATTCCTGATGCGCCGTCATGGACGGCGCTGCCGGGATTTATCTACGTCCTTTTGAGCCCGACGTATTGGCTGACCGGGCGCTGGGCAACGCGAGCAAAGGCTAAGCTGGCATGA
- the bioD gene encoding dethiobiotin synthase encodes MSRSLFIAGTDTGIGKTHAACAVIHALRGTGERVCGMKPVASGCVEAVHGLRNDDALALQAASSAPAPAYEHINPIALREPLSPHLAAAHEHVTITLSPLQTAFHHLRAHYDTVVVEGVGGWLVPLAPGLFASEIAKAWNLPVVLVVGMRLGCLNHALLSAQAIQADGCRLVGWIANHIDPNMAAMEENIDTLRKLLSAPYLGILPHGMPPERACSLLDQAALRF; translated from the coding sequence ATGAGTCGTTCGTTGTTTATCGCCGGCACCGATACCGGTATCGGCAAAACGCATGCCGCGTGTGCGGTGATCCATGCGTTGCGTGGGACGGGCGAGCGCGTTTGCGGTATGAAACCCGTGGCCAGCGGTTGCGTGGAAGCAGTGCATGGATTGCGCAACGACGATGCATTGGCGCTGCAAGCCGCCAGCAGCGCGCCTGCGCCGGCGTACGAGCACATCAATCCGATCGCGCTGCGCGAGCCGCTGTCACCGCACCTTGCAGCGGCGCACGAGCACGTCACCATCACGTTGTCGCCGCTGCAGACGGCGTTCCATCACTTGCGTGCGCATTACGACACGGTAGTCGTCGAGGGCGTGGGTGGTTGGCTCGTACCGTTGGCGCCGGGTTTGTTCGCATCGGAGATCGCCAAGGCGTGGAACTTGCCGGTGGTGCTTGTCGTCGGTATGCGATTGGGTTGTCTCAATCACGCCTTGCTGAGTGCGCAGGCGATTCAAGCAGACGGCTGCCGACTCGTTGGCTGGATTGCGAACCACATCGATCCAAATATGGCGGCGATGGAGGAGAATATCGACACGTTGCGTAAACTGCTGTCGGCGCCGTATCTGGGAATTCTTCCACACGGCATGCCACCCGAGCGCGCGTGCAGTCTGCTGGATCAGGCTGCGCTGCGTTTTTGA
- a CDS encoding site-specific recombinase yields the protein MPTPIANLWRKWRESRSAGRQIDALLAHADPDAALAVRNEWLIEVSHWLHREGTLASDVAQPDRTPKYRPHVRLRYLLQLLDRNPAWRANVALTLQSIVRDTDAMALLCDSGMPAHAGFSGALFERLQDSLIPPAPNSRDLSALFALIFQSANDAQWVGTLPRELLAKLGDLFAYRESAEDARSEREESTSPSPSRLSMELLAALHNVTGQIGSAGLSKAIRTRLTEKRLDALPFYKLPRAMLAIETAAQTDAANALDEHPSGISRTVLQEVNYLRALLDECHRSLRDVHTHLDQNGVSVDIVFQIERMRARITRAERLLEAWLAIQRQGESIEPVASLFADLIAANQSSRSIGSLIRKNFSLLARKVVDRSAEDGEHYVAYDRKEYLQMLWAAIGGGLVTVATVYIKFFIVAAHMHPMIEGLFAGINYALSFLLMHFLHFTLATKQPAMTAPMLAQKLDDIGTPQGMGDFVQAVVALIRTQAAAIFGNLIAVFPVCLAIQLGARYALGVDIISPEKAHATLHSFSLLGVTPFYAVGTGILLWSSSLLAGWADNWFVLHRLHDVLSYNRRLRFVMGERGAVRFANFWSHHVAGVTANLSLGLMLGLVPSILTAFALPFEVRHVTLSTGSIGVSLGVLGQAMLRTSELWWAVAGTASMAVLNVAVSFTMAFQMALRARPIQGRARHEITKAVWRYVLAHPWRLLFPVKSPAAADSV from the coding sequence ATGCCCACCCCCATCGCGAATTTATGGCGAAAATGGCGTGAGTCGCGCAGCGCGGGGCGGCAGATCGACGCCCTGCTCGCCCACGCCGATCCCGACGCGGCCTTGGCGGTGCGCAACGAATGGCTGATCGAGGTCTCGCATTGGCTGCATCGCGAAGGCACGCTCGCCAGCGATGTCGCGCAACCGGATCGAACGCCGAAATACCGACCGCACGTACGGCTGCGTTATCTATTGCAGTTGCTCGATCGCAATCCCGCTTGGAGAGCGAATGTTGCACTGACGCTCCAGAGCATCGTTCGCGATACGGATGCGATGGCCCTGCTCTGCGATTCGGGCATGCCGGCGCATGCGGGCTTCAGCGGCGCCTTGTTCGAACGCCTGCAAGATTCGCTGATTCCGCCCGCGCCTAACAGCCGTGATCTGTCCGCCCTTTTCGCACTGATCTTTCAATCGGCCAACGATGCGCAGTGGGTGGGAACGCTGCCGCGCGAACTGCTGGCGAAACTCGGTGATCTGTTTGCGTACCGGGAGAGCGCGGAAGACGCTCGCAGTGAGCGCGAAGAATCCACTTCGCCATCGCCCAGCCGTCTTTCCATGGAATTGCTGGCGGCGCTGCACAATGTCACCGGACAAATCGGTTCGGCCGGCTTGTCCAAAGCCATCCGCACACGCCTCACCGAGAAGCGGCTCGACGCGTTGCCTTTCTACAAGTTGCCGCGCGCCATGCTCGCCATCGAAACAGCCGCGCAAACCGATGCCGCAAACGCGCTCGACGAACATCCCAGCGGCATAAGCCGCACCGTGTTGCAAGAGGTGAACTACCTTCGCGCATTGCTGGACGAATGCCATCGGTCCCTGCGCGATGTGCACACGCATCTCGATCAAAACGGCGTTAGCGTCGACATCGTTTTTCAGATCGAACGCATGCGTGCGCGCATCACCCGCGCCGAGCGTCTGCTGGAAGCGTGGCTGGCTATTCAACGCCAAGGCGAATCCATCGAACCCGTCGCCAGCCTGTTTGCCGATCTCATTGCCGCCAATCAGTCCAGCCGAAGTATCGGCAGCCTGATACGCAAAAACTTTTCCTTGCTGGCGCGCAAGGTGGTCGATCGCAGCGCGGAGGATGGCGAGCACTACGTTGCCTACGATCGCAAAGAATATTTGCAGATGCTGTGGGCGGCGATCGGCGGCGGACTGGTGACAGTCGCCACGGTCTATATCAAATTCTTTATCGTCGCTGCGCATATGCATCCGATGATCGAAGGTTTGTTCGCCGGCATCAATTACGCGTTGTCGTTCCTGCTGATGCATTTTCTGCACTTCACGCTGGCGACCAAACAACCGGCGATGACGGCGCCGATGTTGGCGCAGAAGCTCGACGACATCGGCACGCCGCAAGGCATGGGCGATTTCGTGCAGGCGGTGGTCGCGCTGATTCGCACACAGGCGGCTGCGATTTTCGGCAATCTGATCGCCGTTTTTCCGGTGTGTTTAGCGATCCAGCTCGGCGCGCGTTATGCGCTCGGCGTGGATATCATTTCACCGGAAAAAGCCCACGCGACCTTGCATTCGTTCTCGTTGCTGGGCGTCACGCCGTTCTATGCCGTGGGAACCGGCATCTTGTTGTGGTCGTCGAGTTTACTGGCCGGCTGGGCCGACAACTGGTTCGTGCTGCATCGATTGCACGATGTGCTTTCCTACAATCGCCGTTTGCGCTTTGTGATGGGCGAGCGCGGCGCCGTTCGCTTCGCCAATTTTTGGAGTCATCATGTCGCGGGCGTGACCGCCAATCTTTCGCTCGGCCTGATGCTCGGATTGGTTCCGTCGATTCTTACCGCGTTTGCGTTGCCGTTCGAGGTGCGCCACGTCACGCTATCGACCGGATCGATCGGCGTATCGCTGGGCGTGCTCGGGCAAGCGATGTTGCGCACCTCGGAACTTTGGTGGGCGGTGGCCGGCACGGCCAGCATGGCGGTGCTGAACGTGGCCGTGAGTTTTACGATGGCCTTTCAGATGGCGTTGCGTGCGAGGCCGATTCAAGGTCGCGCACGTCACGAAATCACCAAAGCGGTCTGGCGGTACGTGCTTGCGCACCCATGGCGACTGCTCTTTCCTGTCAAATCGCCAGCGGCCGCGGATTCGGTTTAA
- a CDS encoding polyprenyl synthetase family protein, with protein sequence MSLTSPEVSAFADRVTAYLQRLERATDALLPPASTHPERLHHALRYACEGGKHLRALMVYAAGETLGVPAEQLDPAACAVELIHAYSLVHDDLPGMDNDDLRRGRPTVHKAFDEATAILVGDALQTFAFEALVNASALNAEQKVRMIRSLAHASGSLGMVGGQAVDMASENLTLTVAQLESLHARKTGALILVTCQLAGIAANAPEAVEIALERYGKCIGLAFQIQDDVLDQIADTATLGKTAGKDLAQNKSTFPSLMGLEQARQRADALFDEARDAARSLPGNAEPLLWLADHIQQRNH encoded by the coding sequence ATGAGCCTGACTTCCCCCGAGGTTTCCGCGTTTGCCGATCGCGTCACGGCCTACCTGCAACGGCTGGAACGCGCGACGGACGCCCTGCTTCCTCCCGCTTCCACGCACCCCGAGCGGCTTCATCACGCTTTGCGCTACGCCTGCGAGGGCGGCAAGCATCTGCGCGCTTTGATGGTTTACGCCGCGGGCGAAACGCTCGGCGTGCCCGCCGAACAACTCGATCCCGCCGCCTGCGCCGTGGAACTTATCCACGCGTATTCGCTGGTGCACGACGACCTGCCGGGCATGGACAACGACGATCTGCGTCGCGGCCGTCCGACGGTGCACAAAGCCTTCGACGAAGCCACGGCGATTCTGGTCGGCGATGCGCTGCAGACATTCGCGTTCGAAGCTTTGGTTAACGCCAGCGCGCTCAACGCGGAACAAAAAGTGCGCATGATTCGCAGCCTCGCGCATGCGTCCGGCTCGCTGGGCATGGTCGGCGGCCAGGCCGTCGACATGGCCTCGGAAAACCTCACGCTGACGGTGGCGCAGCTGGAATCGCTGCACGCGCGCAAGACCGGCGCCCTGATTCTCGTCACCTGCCAGCTCGCCGGCATCGCCGCCAACGCGCCCGAAGCCGTGGAGATTGCGTTGGAGCGTTACGGTAAATGCATCGGCCTCGCCTTCCAGATTCAGGACGACGTGCTCGATCAGATTGCCGACACCGCCACGCTCGGCAAAACCGCCGGCAAAGACCTCGCGCAAAACAAGTCGACCTTCCCTTCGTTGATGGGCCTTGAACAAGCGCGCCAGCGCGCGGACGCCTTGTTCGACGAAGCGCGCGACGCGGCGCGTAGCCTGCCAGGTAACGCCGAGCCGCTGTTGTGGCTGGCCGATCATATCCAGCAACGCAATCATTGA
- a CDS encoding CopD family protein encodes MELLVDIFGYLSIILHGFTIVAQSMTLGGILFLVFLLRPFAHLLPQGADLERRIARLTTYSAIGLILAEIAGVGLQVAVVMSTVDLSFLDVMHAPFAIAGTVKILCALAVIPCLGKRISSRSLSSVLLLAIGAIELTAATFTTHAYARLSDNTLLLFVEGLHQFGAAIWVGAIPCFVVVLSRLSDANGWRIVGARFSRMSMIGVASIVISGAVMSYYYIGSVQGFYGTAYGVMVGAKIAMFIALLLLGLGNLLVTERLRKNQDTSVIRLRRFAEVEIGIGFTIFFAAASLTSVPPAVDLTADRVTLHEIAVRNAPAWPRLTSPDHDQLAISEMQSQLDHEASQRGQVAAQANIPGSGVLPPRNADDIAWSEYNHHWAGIFVLLIGLLALLNRAGLKWLRHWPLLFLLMAGFLLVRSDPEVWPMGHEGFWIAWRDVEVAQHRFFVALIVMFGLFEWAVRTGRLHNPKAALVFPLLVSVGGAMLLTHSHQISNIKDQLLIELTHTPLALAGVSAGWARWLELRLPGRGGRIAGWVWPICFMLVGVILLWYREA; translated from the coding sequence GTGGAACTACTCGTCGATATCTTCGGTTACCTGAGCATCATCCTGCACGGTTTCACCATCGTTGCGCAGTCGATGACGCTCGGCGGCATTCTGTTCCTGGTCTTTCTGCTGCGACCCTTCGCGCATCTGCTGCCGCAAGGCGCGGATCTGGAGCGGCGCATTGCGCGACTCACCACTTATAGCGCCATCGGCCTGATCCTCGCCGAAATTGCCGGCGTCGGTTTGCAGGTGGCCGTGGTGATGTCCACGGTGGATTTGAGCTTTCTGGATGTGATGCATGCGCCGTTCGCGATTGCCGGCACCGTCAAGATCCTTTGCGCCTTGGCCGTGATTCCGTGTCTCGGCAAGCGCATTTCTTCGAGGTCGCTATCGTCCGTGTTGTTGCTCGCAATCGGCGCGATCGAGTTGACTGCGGCAACGTTCACCACGCACGCGTACGCGCGCCTCAGCGATAACACGTTGTTGTTGTTTGTCGAAGGCTTGCATCAATTCGGCGCCGCGATCTGGGTCGGTGCGATTCCCTGTTTTGTGGTCGTGTTGAGCCGTTTGAGCGATGCAAACGGTTGGCGCATCGTCGGCGCGCGCTTTTCGCGCATGTCGATGATCGGCGTCGCCAGCATCGTGATTTCCGGCGCGGTGATGAGCTACTACTACATCGGCAGCGTCCAGGGTTTTTACGGCACCGCGTACGGCGTGATGGTGGGCGCGAAAATCGCCATGTTTATCGCGCTGTTGTTGCTGGGTCTTGGCAACTTGCTGGTGACGGAACGACTGCGCAAAAACCAGGATACGTCGGTGATTCGCCTGCGCCGCTTCGCCGAAGTGGAAATCGGTATCGGCTTCACGATCTTTTTCGCGGCGGCGTCGTTGACCTCGGTGCCGCCTGCGGTCGATCTCACGGCCGATCGCGTGACCTTGCACGAAATCGCCGTGCGCAACGCGCCCGCGTGGCCGCGACTGACCTCGCCCGATCACGACCAGCTCGCGATTTCCGAAATGCAGTCGCAGCTGGATCACGAAGCCTCGCAGCGCGGACAAGTCGCGGCGCAAGCGAATATTCCCGGCTCGGGCGTGTTGCCGCCGCGCAACGCCGACGACATTGCATGGTCGGAATACAACCATCATTGGGCCGGCATCTTCGTGCTCCTGATCGGCCTGCTCGCACTGCTCAATCGCGCAGGCCTGAAATGGTTGCGGCATTGGCCGCTGCTGTTTCTGCTGATGGCCGGCTTTCTGCTGGTGCGATCCGATCCGGAAGTGTGGCCGATGGGCCACGAAGGTTTCTGGATCGCTTGGCGCGATGTGGAAGTGGCCCAGCATCGCTTCTTTGTGGCGCTGATCGTGATGTTCGGCCTGTTCGAATGGGCCGTGCGCACGGGTCGCCTGCACAATCCCAAGGCGGCGCTGGTGTTTCCGCTGCTCGTCTCAGTGGGCGGCGCGATGCTGCTCACGCACAGCCATCAGATCTCCAACATCAAAGATCAGCTGCTGATCGAACTGACCCATACGCCGCTGGCCCTGGCAGGCGTGAGCGCCGGCTGGGCGCGCTGGCTGGAGCTGCGCCTGCCTGGGCGCGGCGGCCGGATCGCCGGGTGGGTATGGCCGATCTGCTTCATGCTCGTGGGCGTGATTCTGCTTTGGTACCGCGAAGCCTGA
- a CDS encoding copper resistance CopC family protein: MSLRHRFGTFLVAAVCAVASMTASAHAILVDSTPKANGTISAGHVQLVFKYNSKIDQHRSRMTLIGPDKSEKVLTIATDSKSNELDTQADLAPGAYTVRWQALALDGHITRGDLPFTVVAKQ; the protein is encoded by the coding sequence ATGTCCCTGCGTCATCGTTTCGGAACCTTCCTGGTTGCCGCCGTTTGCGCCGTCGCCAGCATGACCGCTTCCGCGCACGCGATCCTCGTCGACAGCACGCCCAAGGCCAACGGCACCATATCCGCCGGTCATGTGCAACTCGTTTTCAAATACAACAGCAAGATCGATCAGCATCGTTCGCGCATGACCTTGATCGGTCCGGACAAGAGCGAAAAAGTGCTGACCATCGCCACCGACAGCAAGAGCAACGAGCTGGACACGCAGGCGGATCTGGCACCGGGCGCATACACCGTGCGCTGGCAGGCGTTGGCGCTGGACGGACATATCACGCGCGGCGATTTGCCGTTTACCGTCGTCGCCAAACAGTAA
- a CDS encoding purine and other phosphorylase-like protein, family 1: protein MNIGATGIVVALASEADTLTSRAAKPDQITALGDDSALWLSGMGPDAARRAAEGLADAGASALAVFGVAGALHPQLRNGALFCPERVMDEEGRDFATDASWCADVQRTLAEIDTPLRTEGALLSVAAPLLTVAAKQTAHQRYAALAVDMESAAVAAVAQTRGLPFIVMRAIVDEANDMIPSALNDSVDAWGRPRPLHLMAALCRHPSVWGELPRLYSRMQRATQALRAAAKAVGPTLGWHR, encoded by the coding sequence TTGAACATCGGCGCAACCGGCATCGTCGTCGCGTTGGCGTCGGAAGCCGACACGCTGACGTCGCGCGCCGCGAAACCCGATCAGATCACTGCACTCGGCGACGACTCGGCGCTTTGGCTTAGCGGCATGGGACCTGACGCAGCACGACGCGCTGCAGAAGGATTGGCGGACGCGGGAGCCAGCGCGCTGGCTGTTTTCGGCGTCGCCGGCGCACTTCATCCGCAGTTGCGCAACGGCGCGCTGTTCTGCCCCGAACGCGTGATGGACGAGGAAGGCCGTGACTTCGCGACCGATGCTTCGTGGTGCGCCGACGTGCAACGCACGCTTGCGGAGATCGATACGCCGCTGCGTACCGAAGGCGCCCTGCTCAGCGTCGCTGCGCCGCTGCTGACCGTCGCCGCGAAGCAAACCGCGCATCAGCGTTATGCGGCGCTTGCTGTGGATATGGAAAGCGCCGCTGTGGCCGCCGTCGCCCAGACGCGCGGCCTACCCTTTATCGTGATGCGCGCCATCGTCGACGAGGCGAACGACATGATTCCCAGCGCGCTGAACGATAGCGTCGATGCCTGGGGCCGGCCGCGGCCGCTCCATCTGATGGCCGCGCTGTGCAGGCATCCGTCAGTGTGGGGCGAGCTGCCCCGTCTATACTCCCGCATGCAACGGGCCACGCAGGCGTTACGCGCCGCCGCCAAAGCGGTTGGGCCGACGCTCGGTTGGCATCGTTAA